The Rattus norvegicus strain BN/NHsdMcwi chromosome 2, GRCr8, whole genome shotgun sequence nucleotide sequence atttCAAACCCACCAAGTCCGATGTGTGCCGCACATAGTCATGGATGTTTAAACGCcttctatttcattttgtttgctgggacagggcttctctgtgtagcttttaCCTTTGGAGGCAGTGTCTTATTGTGTGCCCGAGCTGTCCTTCAACTCACCATGCAGCCCATGCTGCTTTGAACTTTCTGCCTTCTGCCTGGCTTcaccagtgctgagattaaaggatgGGCTACCCTCCCAGTCCTTCTCATCCTCTGTAGTGAGAATTCTgcaattttggtttctttaaaaacacagaaatgggggctggagaggtggctcagaggttaagagcaatgactgctcttccataggtcctgagttcaattcccagcaaccacatggtggctcacaaccatccttcttcccgtgtgtctgaagacagctacagtgtattcatataaataaaataaatctttaaaaaaaaaacaaacaaacacagaaatgggggctggagaggtggctcagtggttaagagtactaactgctcttccagaggtcctgagttcaattcccagcaaccacacggtggctcacaaccatctgtaatgggatctggtgatatcttctggcctgcaggcatacatgcaggcagaatgctatatagataataaatctttaaaaacacacacacagaaatattatgaatgtgctttcattttaaccCTGGGTGTGAGGATGTGGGGCTGCTTTAGACTGTTTgaagtggctgactatgatttgcatCACACTCTAGCAGAGacgtggttttgccagctgtagACAGAGGGTGCATAAATGCTAGGGCCCGAAGAGGTAGAGTGGGTGGTTGTTAGTAATTTAGGGAGGTTGGTTTGGACTATTAGTAGTTGTgctcaaagaaacagaaagaaaaaaattagatacaAAGATatctgtcagtcagtctgtctgtttgtctgtctctcgtccctctccacccccatccttctttctctcctatctagtgacaGGTTGAAACTAGGGGGATAAAGAGTAGGAAAAAGAAGTACCCACAAAGCAGCAAAGAGCAGCTGCAGTCCTCTTGCGGACCAGGATGAAATGATGTAGCATGACTCACGGGTTCATGAGCAGACATGCATGTTACTCGTTTCCTCTCACATGAAGAGTAAACCATTGCTGTGCTCTGAAATCGTCCTGATGGCCCCCAGATACGAGAGCAAAGCTTGCCCATGACTCTCTCGTGGAAAATCTGACACATCATACCTGAGACATCAAACTTGGCCTTCTGCAGAGAATCAAAGATGTCCTTTCTTTTGGGCAGATCTGGGAAAAGGGCCTCCAGTTTTTCCACATATTCGTTGTCCTTTAGGGTTGCCTTTCCAATTTTGGCATCCATATTGACACAGTCCAGGATGATGGTTCCTATGACAGGAGAAGGCAGAACTGCAGTCTTGTGTGTGAGTGAACCCTCCGCTCACAACCTTCAGCACACACATAACTCCAAACCCAATGAACGAGATCCGGAGGATACTTCCCAGGCAACCCCACCAAAGACAAGCCAATGCGCCTGGACTGACCATGTCTGAAGAGAAACCTCCCAACGTAAATGCAGGGAGGGACATGACAGGTGGACAAGAAGCCTGAGTGTGGAGCTGTACggacggctcagcagttatgagcaccgGGTGCTCTACCACAGGGCCCAGGCTTGAGAACCAATGTGGCAGTTTATAACTGATACTCCAGCCTAAGGAGCTCTGCAGGCTTtcccttctggcttcctcaggtaCCCAGGATGCACACTgtgcacagagatacacacagacaaaaagcccatacacataaaaataaagaaaaaaattttaaaaaggagccTGGGCATCCTGGGCCTTGTAGATTTCACAGCCTCAGAAGGAATCCATCTCTTCAGAAAGCCAAATTCCAtcacacaatcttttttttttaaatctttttacaattttatttattctttgaaaatttcatattttttccaCTCCCCCAGCTCCACCTCCATTGCCCACCTACCCAGCTGCAtgttctttctcttaaaaaagggggctggagtcTGGCGGGGGTGGCACgtaactttaatcctagcactcaggaggcagaggcaggcagatctcagagttcaaggccagcctatattccacagagtgagttccaggacagctaggactagacagagaaaccatgtctggaAAAACGTAAAAAGGGGCTGGGGGAGGCAGCAAGGAGAGGTAGGAAAGTCAAGCAGtagtggtgcttgcctttaatcccagcactagggaagccgagacaggtggatctctgtgagttcgagggcagcctggtttacatagtgagttctatcACAACcagggagaccctatctcaaaaagaaaaaaaagggggtgggggtagaatgGGGTGGgtagggggtggagagatggctcagaagagcactggtttctcttccagaggacccaagttcaattcccagcacccaatagCAGTTGAAACCATTTGTAactctgataccctcttctgacatctGAGCACATCATGTAGTGCttagacatacatgcagcaaaACACACATCCacgtaattttttttaaaggcaaaaccaaaaaataaacaaacaaaccctcgTGGAATATGATTTTTACtggccaactactcctgagcACAGGGCCTGCCCGGGGGTGTGACTGACATACCTACTGTCACTCCACTGATGAAAATTGACTCCCCTCTCTCAGCAGCTGCCAATTCAAAAAGCTCACTGACTATGGATGAAGCTTTGTGCTTCTCTTCTGTCTGGACTTTGTCTTCCATCACAGCATCTTAATATTGGAAGAGCGTGCCTAGTCTAATCTAAATGAGATCGGCACATGCACACCCCGTGGAAAAATGTAAGAGGAAAGGTTAAGAGGCCTGCTGAGATAAACAACTATTCCTGTGGAGCTGCTGTCAGAGATGCCTGTTTCCTTGGTGAGTCCTCCTTCCATTAAACATTGCTGCAAATGGGAACCACCTCTGCACTCTCTCCCACAAATTCCCAGGCGGTGAAACCATGACCAGCTGCTGCAAGAACCCTGGCCCTCTGTGGTGAGCAAATGGCGTCAAGAACACATTGTTACCAGCAAGGCTGGAGGGCTCTGGacttacacacacgcacgcgcatacacacacacacacacacacacacacacacacacacacacacacacacacacacacgcgcgcgcgcgcacacacactctcaaccCAAACCTGATCCCTTACCATGCAGAAGGGCTGCAGTTTGTCTGTCCAAGGTCTCTGGTGCCCCCTGCAGGATTCTCTCAGCCACCAGGGTGGCACAGGACCCCACCAGCTCAACTGAAACATGACAGGGAGGACAGTATTTCTGCTCGATTGGTCGGTGGTCCAGCACCTCGGCTACTGCCTCCTCCAGGGCTGCGTCGCTCCTGGGGAGAGTGATGGttagcagaaaacaaagaaagagaagcaggtaAGAGCTCTCCAGCTGCCCAAAGGGACCTCCAACTCCTCACCGTGAGGAAAAGTATGCGCGTCCTATGCGGATACACAGAAATCACTTTAGCCCGCCTTACCCCTCTCCACTCTGTACTGTGGAATCGGAAGCAGCATTAAACTGCATGTGAGTGAACTCTGTGAAGTTTCTGCTATATATATCTACGCGGCCATTGTCCTTTAGGGCTGCCTTTCCAACTGAATTCTATACTTGACCTTGCTCTCCTGACGGTGAAACACctcagaagccatggcaggtcttGTATCTGTGTCTTCCTTTCTAGCCCTGTGCTACTGCCTTCTAGGCCCATCAGTGTCCCCTACCTGGACTGTTTCAACTAAGGGCTCGTCGTCTATGCTGTCCTTCAAAGCTTCCTAAATGatcacttgaaaaacaaaacaaaatgaaaaaaaaaagcaacctttATTCCGCCAGGACCTGGGATAAATGTAATTAACAAGTTTCCTACCTAAAACCAGAGTCCGTCTCCTTAGAAGGACCTGCAAGGACTCCATGATATGCTCCCTGCCTACCTCAGTCTCATCAATTCACGTCTTACCTTCCCACATAGTTCATGCCCAGCTGTGCAAAACAAATCCCAGTTCCCTACTCAGTGTGCAATTTCACGCCTGCCTGGCTTCTCCTCTTAATTCCTCTCTCTGCCTGAAGactccttcccacctctgcaGGGACTAACACAAAGCTCCCTTTCAAGACTGGGCTCAAGGGTCAGCTCCCTGTAGAGTCCTCTTGTCCTCAGTTTCCCTCCAGCACAATGAGTCAGGTCCGTGTATGGTCCACCAAGCCCCACCGTACTCTAGCGACAGTCAGGGTGTGCCTCCAGCCTCCACAATGGTCTCTTTACTTACTTCCCTCTTCCTGACTGAAAGGTGCATGAAACCGTCACCTTCCTCCATGTCAGGAAAAGGTTTTACTCAGTGAATTCATGGACGCATGAGGGCCATCAGCCAACTATCATTTCTTGGTATAACCACAGTGTGCTCAAgggaaaatatacatttttaagaaTAGCAGGTGGCAGTCAGACTTAGGCAAGAATCATACTCTTGCTGCTTCCTGGCAGCCTTTTCCAGTCCTAAATTAGAAGTAGAataattataaatgtatatacttGTTGAGCAGACAAGTATTTATAGAGTCTACTAGAACATATTATTCCCGTATTTCAAAACAGCAAAAAGTTCTGACCCTGAAGGTAGATTTAAGTTATTTGGAATGATTACTTGGTTGGAACTCAccaaatatttgtttctttatatcaTAAACATCACATAACTAGAGAAGTGACACTATTTTCAATAGTTTTTAATATTGGGTATGACCTATCAATTATAGTTAGCctctgaggcaggtggattgctgacttcaaggccagactggaatacacagtgagttccaggccagccaaggctggatagtgaggccctgtctcacatgaaaagcaaacaaaacaaaaaacccagcagagTAACAACACCAATGAGCCGCTGGGACTCCACAggtgctctctctcctctctccccgcAGGCCGGATGTCCACCGTAGCGACTTGGTGCCCGTCCACTCACTTGGGTAACATATGGTGGTCAACAAGGATGAGGGTGAGCTGGCCAGCCTGGTGCAGGGCAAGGAGGTCAATCTCATCCCGGAAGATCAGTGCTGACTCTGCAATCTTAACCTCCTGGAGGAAGAAGACATTGTCCCCTCGGAGAGGAAGCTCAGAGCGCTTTATATTTAAAACTGGTATAAAGATGTCTTCTGCTTCAGATGTCTAGTTAGGGAATtgaaaagaagacataatacGGTTTAGGAACTGCAAGAAAAAGTAACCCAGCCCTAACTCTGACCTGAGGTTGGGTTCTGAGCTCTCTCTCTAATACACATATGTAAAACCAAAGGCCAAAGGATCTCAGGTGCCACCGCTCAGGGCCACAGTTAGCGAACCTGTACAAATAAGGGACGGCGTCTTTAAACTGGAGAATCAAACTGAGCGCCTTGACCATGGAAGCACACATCTGTGACTGAACTGCACCCTAATGTTCTGAGAGAATGGTCCTTGCCCTCCATCTTACCAATGACACGGAAACCAAAAAGCTACTTCATGGAAAAGACCTAGGTATAGCCTTCAAGCTACAGGAAATAGAAAATCGGTCCTTAGGAGTTGACCCAGGCAGGAGttggagatgactcagaggttaagtgcactggctgctcttccagaggacccaggttccattcccagcacccacatggtagctcacaaccatttataactctGGTCCCAGGGACTCCGATGCCCTCTCTTCTGGGCTCTACGGGCACCTGGCACACACTTGGTGCTtagacatatatacaggcaaaacaccaatacacataaaataagaataaagaggggttggggatttagctcagtggtagagcgcttgcctagcaagcgcaaggccctgggttcggtccccagctccggaggaaaaaaaaagaataaagacgGTGCTGTGCGTGGTGGCAccagcctttaatcctagcaatctggaggcaggggtaggtggatctctgtgagttctaagtCATCCTAATGTACAAAGagattccaagacagccagggatgttatacagagaaaccctgtctcgaaaaacaatcaaccaaccaaacaaaaccccttTCTAATTGACGTGGGCTGGCAAGGATATAGCTTAGTTGGTATAACACTTATCTGGTATGCGAGAGGCCTAGGAATTcacagcactgcataaaccacaAGACGGCTTTTGCCTGTAAGTCCAGCACACCGGATGCAGAAGCAGAATTAAAAATTCAGTGCTGTCTGCTGTCAGCTACCCATTGAGttcagtgtcaaaataaaagcctgtttcaagggctggagagatggttcagcggttaggagcactgactgctcttccaaaggtcctgagttcagttcccagcaaccacatggtggctcacaaccatctgtaatgggatctgatgttctcttcaggtgtgtctgaagacagctacagtgtagcaacatgaaataaataaatctttatttaaaaaaaaaaagcctgtttcaaaaaaaaaaaaagctaatctGGGAAAGATAAATTCTAGATCACTGGTATCCATAAGGAACCTCGATAATAAGCTATTTAAATACAACTTTATGGTTCCGCAAATTCTGTGTGGTGGTTTAAAGGACCCCAATAGGTCCACATGTGTGAATGCTTAGTTatcaagggagtggcactatttgagagggactggaggtgtggtcttgttggaggaagcatgagGTAGAACTAGAAGTGGGCTTTGCGGTTTCAAGAGCCCAAggcaggcccagtggctctctttctgctgcctggggatccagatgtagaactctcagctacttccccAATAccgtgcctgcctgcatgctgacaTGCtcactgccatgatgataatggactgaacctctgaacctgtacgccagccccaattaaatgcttttctttttgtttatgttttgtgttttaagacagggtttcttctgtgtagccctggctgtcctggaacttgttttgtagaccaggctggccttgaactcagagatccacccgtctcttctgagtgctgggattaaggtgtgtgtCACCTTGCCcaacaaatgctttctttttaaagagttgccttggtcatggtgtcttttcacagtaatagaaagacATTCCTCAAACCAGATTTCTATGTCCCAGAGGGTAACACAGTACTCGACAAAGTTTAAGTATCTTTATTTATCCTATGTGCGGTACACAGGTACACGTGTACCTGCATAAGCATGtgtagagctcagaggacaacctcaggtgtcatttcTAAAGCACCAGCATCCTGCTCCCTACTTGCCTGAAACAGGTAGGCTAGACTGGATGACCACTGAGACCCCagacctgcctgtctgcctccctagtgctggatgAGAAGgcagtgccaccatgcctgactttgtTTATGTCGTTCTGTGGgtcaaactctggtcttcatgtttgcacacCAAGGCCTTTATTGACTGAGCTATCCCATCCACTCTCCAACTTTATTTTTTACTGAATTATTCATCTTATTTTATATCGAATATTTGGCCTGTGTGTCATATGTGCACCACAGGTGtgctggtgcctgtggaagtcaaaAGAAGGCGttttgatcccctggaactggaatggtTAACTACTGGGGAataactgaaccctggtcctctgagccatctctccagcctccccactCCCCATTTGTTAATGAAACAGAATGGCCCTTATCCTCTTGCCTCCCACTTCCAACAATGATCTATCTGACTGTctatatttctgtctgtctgtctgtcaatgaAGCCGAGTGGCCTTTATCCCACTTCCAAGGGCTTATAGATATGAGCCATCACCCACCTGAGACTTCACTTCAGTTTAGATAAGGCTAAATATTGGTAAGGAGCAAAGTTGGGTCTTGAATCCAAATCTCTCCACTCTAAAGGACTCTTTCTTGACTCTCACCTTTGTTAGGTAGAAGGCCAGGGCAAGGGCAGACACCATGGAGTCCAAGTCGCAGGCTTCATTCCCCAGCACAACATGTAGAGGCCTGGACTCCTGAGGGGAGGAGAAATAAGAAGCCATCTGTGTGTTTCCATTCCCTCACTCAAGTGGAGCATCAGGAACTTCTTATAGCCTTCAGAGGATATGGGACCATGACAGTGATCGGCAGAGGGGGCCCAAGCTTGGCAGTTATATACGTCAGCTGGCACAGAGATGCTTTCCCTGCGCTAACCTGAGTCCTCGCATGCTAACCCTCAGAAGCGCGCTATGCCACCATCAATTGCCCATGCTTCTTCAGGCGCCCACTGTAGGCAGCGTCAGAGTGCTCTGGAGATGGACAGCTAAGCCCACCCTCAAAGGTTCCAGGCCTAGGTTGCCACTCATCACCCCCATTTTCAAACTAGAATAATTTTTACATTCCTAAGCTATAAAAATAAGCACAGAGGCTTTGCAAATAAAGGTAAAAACCAAAATCTGCCACCAGCAGGAAGGTTCAGTGGATAAGGGTGCCTGCCATCAACCAGGCTTGATGACCTCAGTTTGACTCCTGCAATCCCCAAGCTGGGAAAGTTGTTCTCCAGGCTCTACACCATGGGGTCCAGGGGCCTGAACTGACAGGCTCCTTACCCACACTCATTGCTTTGTATGCTACACTAAGAAAGGAAGCATAACCCACAGCAAAAGGCTTGCTGCTGCTGAAATCTTCTGGATTTTTGGTTTGGCTTGATTTAGAGAAGTTCTCACTCTGTAACCCTGACTGGCCTTGGATCCATCTGCCTCAGACTCTcagctgctgggattacaggcatgagctgaCCTGGCTTGTACACTTATTTCAATGAATTTGTGTGTGCAGCAAGTGTCTGCTGTGTGGGCCAGGGAGTGTCAACATCAGATGTTGgacctctccttccttctttttgggGGAGTATCTCTTGGTCACTACTGCATGCACACAAATTTCCAGGGATTCGTCTGTCTTCCATCTTGCTTTGCTGTAGATGCACTAAGATTACAGATGCATGGTGTAGCAGCtggctttacatgggttctgtcCTCACACTTTCATGGTAAGAACTTTATTCATTTAGCCACTGcgctagctagttttatgtcagtttgacacaagttACAGTCACTGGAGAAAAagagcctcaattaagaaaatgcttgcaTAGGACTGAGCCACacataggcaagtctgtaggagATTTTCTCAATTGGTGGTTGATTTGGGAGGGTCCAGCACATTGGCAGacttgtggtcctgggttctataagaaagcagactgagcgagccatgaggaacaagccagtaagcagcacccctccatggcctctgtatcagcccctgcctccaaaTTTCTACCTGTTTGAGTCCCTGTTCTGACTTCCATCAAGAACAGTGATGGAGGCAgcagaagccaaataaacccttcgcTCCCCAGGCTGCTTTGGTCCGTGTTTcctcagagcaatagaaaccctaagacagccatctcctcagccaggAATCTTTGTGCTTTGTTTCGTTCTGAGATGAGATCTCgccatgaactcagagagatcgaCCTgcttccatccccttcccccagtgctggaattaaagccacTACAGCTGGCACAGAGCTTTTAAAAGTCCAGCTGCTGACACTGCAGAACTGATACCATTTCCCTTGATCCCGTTCATCCCCTGAGCTCCTAGGAATCCCAAACATATTTAGACTAAGGTCTCCAAGAGCAGACAGGCTCTGTCCTTTTTACTTAAACATTTGAGGGTCCAAACTTTTACACCCACTAATTGACCGATCGTTCAGTCTCAGTGACAGCTGGATGAGACGGGCACATACTTTGAGCATTACCATGCTGGATGTAAGGGCACatactttaatctcagcacttgggagttggaggcaggagaatcaggactTCTAGTTTGCCTCAGCTCAATactaagtttcaggccagcccagACTATCTGAGTTTGAACAAAGAGAAGAGTCGTTACAATCATGATTTTAAAGTACTGGGGAATACACCTGAGGAACTGCGTgcactagacaagcactctacccctGAGGGGCATGCCTCACTCACCCTTGAGGTAGGGTTTGCTAAATAATGCAAACAGTCCTTACCTCTGTGATCTTCCTATTTCAACCTTGCTAGCACTATGGCTACGGTCACATGCCACCATGTCTGATTTTTGTGTTGCTGGTCAGTGAACCCTGagttgtgcatgctaggcaagcactcgatcaactgagctacacccccagtcCTTAAGCTAGcttatctaaaaacaaaaactgggGGGCTAGTTGACACATGCCCTtcatcccagcgcttgggagaccTGCCAGTTTGGGGGCAGCCTGATGTACAtttcaagttccaggtcagccaaggcttacagcaaaaccctatctcaaaaaactgTAAcgctgccacccccacccccacctattgtgtgtgtgcatggagatcagaggatgaCCTGAGGGGgtaggttctctccttccaccatgtggattccaggtatcaaattcaggtcatccgGCTTGAATGAGACAAAACAAGGCGCAGAGGTCAGTGCAAGGTTCCTTTGCTCCAACACTGTTATTGTGAGCTGGCTAGCCTGTGATATAGGGGCTGTCCAGCAAGTTACAGAACATTTTGACAGGATCTCTTCCTCTGCCTAGTAGATGCAGATAGCACTGCAGTCATATCAATCAAAACCCGTCTCCACACTTGATAAAGCGCCCCAATGACGACTACCAGGTTACACGAAGGAGGCAGCAAGGTGGAGCCACTGTGGCTCCTTGTCAGGGAAATCTGCAAGGCACAGAGGTTAGTAAACTAGGAAAGGGGTCAGAAGACTAAGATATAGCAGGGGCCATGCATTATCAAGTAATGCAACATTAGCAAATAATTCAGGGGAAACCTACGGGAACTGTCCTTATTTATGtggccttccttcttctaccAGAACAGTGTAGACATCTAAGGGTATTCTCTGACACAGGCAGCTTTgtcctttaagatttatttctttcacGTGTACGGGTGTTTTGTCTgattatgtatgtgcaccatgtgcgtgCCTGGTGCATGCAGAGGTCGTAAGGCGGCATTAGAACCTCGGCAACTGAAGTGACAGATGATGTGAGCAGCCAGGAGGGAGAGCACTGCAAGCCAAACTAaggtcctccacaagagcagccagtgttcccaattgtgagccatctctccagcccttcatctGCAGCTACTGAACAGGCTGCTGCTTTTGTTCCAGTGCCAGAAACTGAAcccatgcatgccaggcaagtgctctacactgAGCTATAAGCTCTATTCCCATGATGGGCTTCTTTTTCCAATCATTCTCTTTCCCATTTCTTATTCGTAAAAGAGTAAAGATTGTTTGTCAGGTCTCAGGGGCAGAGGATCCCTAAAGGAAGTTTGCTCTCAAGATCTGCCCATGCCGTTTCTCCAGGCCCATTTAAGGGTATGGAACCCTTGAGCCAGAGAATTGGCTTAGCAAGTGAcggtgcctgctgccaagcctaaagacctgaattcaatccccaggtcTCATATGCTGGAAGGAGAATCAATTCTGATTCCTACAActtatcctctgacctcaacatgtgtgccacaacacagacacagaaaataacTAATTACTTTCTGAAGAGCACGGACCCCTTgtctggggtggtggtggttcatgcctggaatcccagcactaagaagcTTGAAGATGGAGAATCCCAAGGCTGAAGCCAGTCTGCATTACACAGAGTTATAGGCCCACCTGCACTGCAGAGCAAAACCCCGCTCCAGAAAGATGAAGTATGAGGTGATGTAgtggtgcaggcctgtaacctCACTCCCCTCAGcgggtagaggcagaaggacc carries:
- the Prune1 gene encoding exopolyphosphatase PRUNE1 isoform X2 codes for the protein MEDYLQDCRAALQESRPLHVVLGNEACDLDSMVSALALAFYLTKTSEAEDIFIPVLNIKRSELPLRGDNVFFLQEVKIAESALIFRDEIDLLALHQAGQLTLILVDHHMLPKSDAALEEAVAEVLDHRPIEQKYCPPCHVSVELVGSCATLVAERILQGAPETLDRQTAALLHGTIILDCVNMDAKIGKATLKDNEYVEKLEALFPDLPKRKDIFDSLQKAKFDVSGLTTEQMLRKDQKTIYRQGTKVAVSAVYMDLEICGVLEQSTSPALKLTPIPSISAHLQAYLQGNTQVSRKKLLPVLQEALSAYLDSMRTPAGQLEAALGMSREQADKELDKASNSLIAGLSQDDEDPPLPPTPMNSLVDECPLDQGLPKLSAEAVFEKCSQISLSQSTRACPSNK